ACCATCGTCGCGACGGAACCATGATCAACGTTGCTAGTGCCATCCACCGTCGGCGCAAAGCGGCGACGGGTTCCATTGATGGCCGTGTCATCGATGCGCACGTTCGTTCCCTGCTGCGAATCAACATTGATTGCACTGGTGCCCGGAGCAAGGTTAATGAGTTGCGCCCAGTTTCGTCCGTTCAGCGATAGCTCACGGGTTTGCGTGCCGGAGATGAGGGTTTCAATGTTTGCCGTCTCTGTGTTCACCGTTTGATAGGCAGTGCTAGTAACTTCAACGGTTTCGGCTGTCTGTGAAATCTTCAGTGAGATGGTGCGGTCGAACACGCCACCGACGTCTAGCTTTATACTCTCCAGTACTGACGTGGCAAACCCCGCCATGCTTACGGACAAGCGGTAAGATCCCACTGGCAGGCTTGGAAAGCTGAACAGTCCTTCCCCGTTGGACTGCACGGTCCGCTCGATCCCCAACGCAGGATTGGCTACGGTGACAGTTGCTCCGGGAATGACTGCCTGTTGCGGATCGATCACGCGTCCGGAGATCGTTCCAGTGGATTGTGCAATGGCGCTGCCGGTCAGCGATCCAGCCAGACACGCAAGTATGAGAACGAGTATCAGCACTTCCAACAGCGACTTCGGGGCCCGACTAATTCGGTGTTTCATGTCGAATCTCCTTAAGGGCTGGGTGGCGGATGAACCGCCTTCCGCCAAGTGCTATGAAAATAAAACTCCACCGTTAATATCTACGTTCGCTCCATTGATGAACGAAGCTTCCTCAGAAGCGAGATAAGCGACCAGCTTTGCGACCTCGCACGCTTCTCCCTCGCGCCCGAGTGGCGTCATGGACGCAACGCGCTGGCGTACTTCCGGCTTCGTGAACGTGTTGTGGAATGTGGTGTTGATCATGCCGGGTGCAACAGCGTTGACCCGAATCCTTCTTGGGCCTAGTTCCCTCGCAAGCCCGCGCGTGAAGGTGACTATCCCACCCTTCGCGCTCGCGTACGCCAATGACCCGGGGCCCCCTCCGTCTCTTCCAGCCTGCGAGGAGAAGTTCACGATCGATCCGCCATCCCTAAGCATTGGAAGAAAGCACTTACTCATCAGGAAGGTGCTGGTGAGATTCAGTGCGACGATGGTGTTCCAGAAATTCAGGTCCATCTCCGCTACCGTCTTGCGGCCGCCGAGCCCGCCAACTACGTTGACCAGTACATCGATATTCTTAAAGGTTCCTTCTACCGTCGAAGCAAACGCGGCAATCTGGTCTGCTTCCATTACATCTACAGGCATCGCCACACACTTTTGCCCGAACTGCTCGACGTCCTTCTTTGTGCGCTCGGCTTCCTCCTCTGCTTCAAACGGGGGATAGCAGAATGTGACCGATGCTCCGCATTTCGCGACTTCGACGGAGACTGCGCGGCCAATGTCACGAGCACCGCCTGAGATCACGACTACCTTGTTTCTAAGATCAACCATGAATTCGTCCTTTCTTCTCTTTCAACACTCACTTCATCTGCACCCGCTCGATGCGGCCCGCGAGTAACAGCAAGACTGCGGTGCCGAGCGGAGCAAGCACCCCGGCGATCGTCAGGATCGGCGTGTAGGA
Above is a genomic segment from Clostridia bacterium containing:
- a CDS encoding SDR family oxidoreductase; translation: MVDLRNKVVVISGGARDIGRAVSVEVAKCGASVTFCYPPFEAEEEAERTKKDVEQFGQKCVAMPVDVMEADQIAAFASTVEGTFKNIDVLVNVVGGLGGRKTVAEMDLNFWNTIVALNLTSTFLMSKCFLPMLRDGGSIVNFSSQAGRDGGGPGSLAYASAKGGIVTFTRGLARELGPRRIRVNAVAPGMINTTFHNTFTKPEVRQRVASMTPLGREGEACEVAKLVAYLASEEASFINGANVDINGGVLFS